From the genome of Geoglobus ahangari, one region includes:
- a CDS encoding Zn-ribbon domain-containing OB-fold protein: MVMVFNEKIVDPAELRHVEGKIELYWVYTSGEAGDAFFKKLKDEGKFIAARCKKCGHVYFPPRIYCEFDFGETEFVEVSGKGCVKAFAVANYDTYEKKLEKPEIYAIIEMDGTDGSIVHLLGEVEPEDVEIGMKVEPVLKPKEEREGRITDILYFKPVS; encoded by the coding sequence ATGGTGATGGTGTTCAACGAGAAGATTGTGGATCCTGCCGAGCTCAGGCACGTTGAGGGCAAGATCGAGCTCTACTGGGTTTACACGAGCGGAGAGGCTGGAGATGCATTCTTCAAGAAGCTCAAGGATGAGGGCAAGTTTATTGCTGCAAGGTGCAAGAAGTGCGGTCACGTCTACTTCCCTCCGAGGATATACTGCGAGTTCGACTTCGGCGAGACCGAGTTCGTGGAGGTAAGCGGTAAGGGCTGCGTTAAGGCCTTTGCGGTGGCAAACTACGACACATACGAGAAGAAGCTCGAGAAGCCGGAGATCTACGCGATCATAGAGATGGACGGCACGGATGGATCAATAGTCCACCTCCTCGGCGAGGTTGAGCCCGAGGACGTTGAGATTGGTATGAAGGTCGAGCCGGTGCTCAAGCCGAAGGAGGAGAGGGAGGGCAGGATAACGGACATCCTCTACTTCAAGCCCGTTTCCTAA
- a CDS encoding COG1361 S-layer family protein has product MRKVMLAALLLTFVLIHTSSASTDFTFHVALQNSAIHPGEETVLTLLIENDAKLSGFVVNENTSSLIPLLTTAKNLRVELDDSNAPFEVKSANPYMVGDLPSGIVARVAFSIRVDENASSGDYTVPVRLKFSKVTYSLVNGAPAISYEDDSDVEYVHVSVERKDYDFSISVKNSELISGREGYVKIEITNTGSNSVENCVVMLNTTPPFKPNPSGLSAYLGHLSPTERKNATFKLFVMDGAMNQSYPVTLVIRFETSSGIPRLITKTVGLKVERVDHFRVVDVKSFLPAYVPVPSGMEIPGVRGYVSVRVENRGENVSDAVAYLKFENRLMRAENSPYIGQFSSGEVKELLFYVSSSAPSGRYRGTLEIRYKNELGDVEVSEPLTVEVIAGSQQPLLTEPVVRSIDVGSVDSLKLNIRNEMGVRVENLRLVLVSPERTITPLSSTAYIGSLRSGESREVAFRLSVSDQAAAGNRSLYLLERYSVDGVENLISISEIPVEIRSGERAIQLVSIKSDLVPDETGSVELVIVNSGNRTMHDAVLELDLSPPLHPAGSSSLMGLSGKPQPSYYYLGTLKPGMKAVARFRVDVDKDAGMGEYPVSLRVRYSDEEGYTHLTSPITASLRVVERPLLTPLTIAILAAIVPALALSAVFLRRRMRGG; this is encoded by the coding sequence ATGAGGAAGGTAATGTTAGCTGCACTCCTGCTGACATTTGTGCTAATCCACACTTCTTCAGCATCCACGGACTTCACGTTCCACGTAGCCTTGCAGAACAGCGCGATACACCCGGGCGAGGAAACAGTCCTAACCCTGCTCATCGAAAACGACGCAAAGCTCTCCGGATTTGTTGTTAACGAGAACACGTCCAGCCTGATACCTCTGCTGACCACCGCCAAGAACCTGAGGGTGGAGCTGGACGATAGCAACGCTCCATTTGAGGTGAAATCTGCAAACCCGTACATGGTCGGAGACCTGCCATCCGGAATCGTTGCGAGGGTCGCGTTCTCAATAAGGGTTGATGAGAACGCCTCATCTGGAGATTACACTGTGCCGGTGAGGCTGAAGTTCTCGAAGGTTACGTACTCGCTGGTGAACGGGGCTCCGGCGATAAGTTACGAGGACGACTCCGACGTTGAGTATGTGCACGTGTCTGTGGAGAGGAAGGATTACGACTTCTCCATTTCAGTCAAAAACAGCGAACTCATTTCCGGCAGGGAGGGGTACGTTAAGATCGAGATCACGAACACGGGCTCGAATTCAGTCGAGAACTGCGTTGTGATGCTCAACACTACCCCGCCATTCAAACCGAACCCTTCTGGGCTCTCTGCATACCTCGGCCACCTCTCGCCAACGGAGAGGAAGAACGCGACGTTCAAGCTGTTCGTCATGGACGGGGCGATGAACCAGAGCTACCCTGTAACCCTCGTCATCCGATTTGAAACCTCATCGGGAATCCCACGGCTCATCACCAAGACCGTTGGCCTGAAAGTTGAGAGAGTCGATCACTTCCGAGTTGTTGATGTTAAGAGCTTCCTGCCCGCGTACGTACCCGTTCCGTCAGGAATGGAGATTCCGGGCGTGAGGGGCTACGTTTCTGTGAGGGTGGAGAATCGCGGAGAGAACGTGAGCGACGCCGTGGCTTATTTGAAGTTCGAAAACAGGCTGATGAGGGCCGAGAACTCTCCATACATCGGCCAATTTTCGAGTGGAGAGGTGAAGGAGCTGCTGTTCTACGTCTCATCCTCAGCCCCGTCAGGGAGGTACAGGGGAACTCTGGAGATAAGGTACAAGAACGAGCTCGGGGATGTGGAGGTTTCAGAGCCGCTGACAGTCGAGGTCATTGCCGGCAGCCAGCAGCCACTGCTTACAGAGCCTGTGGTGAGGAGCATCGACGTCGGATCCGTCGATTCCCTCAAGCTGAACATCAGGAACGAAATGGGGGTAAGAGTAGAGAACCTCAGGCTCGTGCTGGTGTCCCCCGAGCGCACAATCACGCCGCTGAGCTCCACAGCCTACATAGGCTCACTGAGGAGCGGAGAGTCGAGGGAGGTGGCTTTCAGGCTGTCAGTGTCGGATCAGGCCGCCGCTGGCAATCGCAGCCTCTACCTGCTCGAGAGGTACAGCGTAGATGGCGTCGAGAACCTCATCAGCATATCCGAGATTCCGGTCGAGATCAGGAGCGGAGAGAGGGCGATTCAGCTCGTATCCATCAAAAGTGACCTCGTGCCGGACGAAACCGGTAGCGTGGAACTCGTCATAGTGAACTCCGGAAACAGGACGATGCATGATGCTGTGCTTGAGCTCGATCTGAGCCCACCCCTGCATCCGGCCGGCTCGAGCTCCCTGATGGGCCTTTCCGGGAAGCCGCAGCCGTCGTACTACTACCTCGGCACGCTGAAGCCGGGGATGAAGGCGGTTGCGAGGTTCAGGGTTGACGTTGACAAGGATGCCGGGATGGGGGAGTACCCTGTGAGCCTCAGAGTGAGGTACAGCGACGAGGAGGGGTACACACACCTGACGTCCCCAATCACAGCATCGCTCAGGGTTGTGGAGAGACCCCTCCTGACACCTCTAACCATTGCCATTCTCGCGGCAATTGTTCCCGCGTTGGCCCTCTCCGCTGTCTTTCTCAGGAGACGGATGAGGGGCGGCTGA
- a CDS encoding thiolase domain-containing protein has product MTRVAVVGVGYSGFNTNTPDLSWKELMYEAAVRAYEDAGINPRRDVDSFVTCAEDFWEGFAIFDEFVPDQLGAVLKPTLTVTADFLYGIATAFMHIKSGLAEIAVVEAHSKASDILTFGNVMKFAFDPVWLRPIGKAHPYYFAALEKSYYSSLRGYCDDVYAEVVEKNKRNGRLNPDAPYSGNVTAEDVLSSEASFYPLRKLEIAERADGAVVFVLASDEVARQLTDTPVWVDGIGWWSETSNYDTMSFTAEYARKAAEMAYDMAGIEYPAKQVDIAEVDDRFAFKEVQHIEALKLAKPGEVDRLLSEGYFSRDGALPVNVSGGNLSVGNLLEATGGQKALEIVLQLRGEAGKRQVDAEMGVAQAWRYVPTASGAVAVFSR; this is encoded by the coding sequence ATGACCAGAGTTGCTGTTGTCGGTGTGGGTTATAGTGGTTTCAACACCAACACGCCCGACCTCAGCTGGAAGGAGCTGATGTACGAGGCGGCTGTCAGGGCTTACGAGGATGCAGGAATCAACCCGAGGAGAGACGTGGACAGCTTCGTAACGTGTGCGGAGGACTTCTGGGAGGGCTTTGCCATCTTTGACGAGTTCGTCCCCGACCAGCTCGGGGCAGTGCTTAAGCCCACCCTGACCGTGACCGCGGACTTCCTCTACGGCATAGCCACGGCGTTCATGCACATCAAGAGCGGCCTTGCCGAGATTGCTGTTGTGGAAGCGCACAGCAAGGCCAGCGACATACTGACGTTCGGAAACGTGATGAAGTTCGCCTTCGATCCGGTGTGGCTCAGGCCAATTGGCAAGGCACACCCGTACTACTTCGCAGCCCTTGAGAAGTCCTACTACTCCAGCCTCAGGGGCTACTGCGACGACGTGTACGCTGAGGTCGTGGAGAAGAACAAGAGGAACGGCAGGCTCAACCCCGACGCACCGTATTCGGGCAACGTTACCGCCGAGGATGTGCTCAGCAGCGAGGCGTCATTCTACCCGCTCAGGAAGCTCGAGATTGCTGAGAGGGCTGATGGGGCTGTTGTGTTCGTGCTCGCGAGTGATGAGGTCGCGAGGCAGCTGACAGACACGCCTGTGTGGGTTGACGGCATAGGCTGGTGGAGCGAGACGAGCAACTACGACACCATGAGCTTCACAGCAGAGTATGCAAGGAAGGCTGCCGAGATGGCCTACGACATGGCCGGAATTGAGTATCCGGCGAAGCAGGTGGACATTGCCGAGGTGGACGACAGGTTCGCGTTCAAGGAGGTTCAGCACATCGAAGCCCTCAAGCTTGCAAAGCCGGGTGAGGTTGACAGGCTGCTCAGCGAGGGCTACTTCAGCAGGGATGGAGCTCTGCCCGTGAACGTCTCCGGAGGAAACCTCAGCGTCGGAAACCTGCTCGAGGCCACGGGTGGACAGAAGGCCCTCGAGATCGTCCTTCAGCTGAGAGGAGAGGCTGGGAAGAGGCAGGTCGACGCTGAGATGGGTGTTGCTCAGGCGTGGAGGTACGTTCCGACCGCAAGCGGTGCCGTTGCGGTCTTCTCGAGGTGA
- a CDS encoding thiolase domain-containing protein: MFERIKGLKFHKKQDVAIVGAGITLFRRRMNETGKELSYYAVKQALEEAGLEISDIDMVVMGSAPDSFDGIHMKGEYLLDGSGGSNRPYMRVFVGGGTGVFAPIAGYWHVASGLADVCLVITEEKMSSVHPHPQSAFKYIWDPILDRPLNPNLIWIFALEMRRYMHENNIKHEDIALVSVKNKGNALDHPAAQVAEKITVEDVLSSEPMALPVRRLDVSPPSDGASALIMVAPHIARQLTDEPVWVDGVGWALDTTWWTNRDLYFPRYVAEAAKMAYKMAHITDPRKEIDVAEPYDPFDYKELHHMEGLGLAKKGEAPILTREGVTARDGDLPVCPSGGLLGVGNPIAATMGVKVAEIYWQLAYRAGKRQVAKEVTTGVAQAWGDLMQVGTVMVLSNKR, from the coding sequence ATGTTCGAGAGGATTAAGGGTTTGAAGTTCCACAAGAAGCAGGACGTTGCCATCGTCGGTGCGGGAATCACTCTCTTCAGGAGAAGGATGAACGAGACCGGGAAGGAGCTGAGCTACTACGCTGTAAAGCAGGCCCTTGAGGAGGCTGGACTTGAGATCTCGGACATAGACATGGTCGTGATGGGCTCCGCCCCAGACTCTTTCGACGGAATCCACATGAAGGGTGAGTACCTGCTTGACGGCAGCGGAGGTAGCAACAGGCCGTACATGAGGGTCTTTGTCGGTGGAGGAACCGGAGTCTTCGCGCCGATAGCAGGATACTGGCACGTCGCAAGCGGGCTTGCGGACGTCTGCCTCGTCATAACCGAGGAGAAGATGAGCTCGGTGCACCCCCATCCCCAGTCAGCCTTCAAGTACATCTGGGATCCCATTCTTGACAGGCCGCTCAACCCCAACCTGATATGGATCTTTGCCCTCGAGATGAGGAGGTACATGCACGAGAACAACATAAAGCACGAGGACATCGCCCTCGTTTCTGTGAAGAACAAGGGCAACGCCCTCGATCATCCAGCAGCTCAGGTTGCTGAGAAGATAACGGTCGAGGATGTGCTCAGCAGCGAGCCGATGGCTCTGCCTGTAAGAAGGCTGGACGTCTCCCCGCCGAGTGATGGAGCTTCAGCGCTGATAATGGTCGCCCCGCATATAGCGAGGCAGCTCACCGATGAGCCTGTCTGGGTTGATGGAGTTGGCTGGGCACTCGACACGACCTGGTGGACGAACAGAGACCTGTACTTCCCGAGGTATGTTGCCGAAGCGGCAAAAATGGCCTACAAGATGGCCCACATAACCGATCCGAGGAAGGAGATTGATGTTGCCGAGCCATACGACCCGTTCGATTACAAGGAGCTTCACCACATGGAGGGTCTGGGTCTGGCGAAGAAGGGAGAGGCGCCGATACTGACGAGAGAGGGAGTTACAGCGAGGGACGGAGACCTGCCGGTCTGCCCGAGCGGTGGACTGCTTGGCGTTGGCAACCCGATTGCTGCAACAATGGGTGTCAAGGTCGCTGAGATCTACTGGCAGCTGGCTTACAGGGCAGGAAAGAGGCAGGTCGCCAAGGAAGTGACGACGGGTGTTGCTCAGGCCTGGGGTGACCTGATGCAGGTTGGAACCGTTATGGTTCTCTCCAACAAGAGGTGA
- a CDS encoding enoyl-CoA hydratase/isomerase family protein, whose translation MAVEFEERDGVVWVRFNRPEALNAINEQFVQEFRKAVEHARSSRTARVMVVTGEGKAFCAGADIKMFSETDVFKARRIIEDLGALLEDLEELDIPVIAAINGYALGGGCEVAMACDIIIASEKARFGQPEINIGIIPGAGGTQRFARLIGWKRAMELSLTGDHISADEAYRLGLVNRVVPHEKLMDAVNELVEKIKSKSPYAVMLVKHAVNRGFKMSLRDGIMYERDLFTIAFASPDSKEGFSAFVEKRQPNFEKERKWV comes from the coding sequence ATGGCAGTTGAGTTCGAGGAGAGGGACGGAGTAGTCTGGGTGAGGTTCAACAGGCCCGAAGCGCTCAACGCAATAAACGAGCAGTTCGTTCAGGAGTTCAGGAAGGCTGTGGAGCATGCGAGGAGCAGCAGAACTGCGAGGGTGATGGTCGTAACGGGAGAGGGCAAGGCGTTTTGTGCAGGCGCCGACATCAAGATGTTCTCGGAGACAGACGTTTTCAAGGCGAGAAGGATAATAGAGGACCTCGGAGCGCTGCTCGAAGACCTCGAGGAGCTCGACATTCCCGTCATAGCTGCAATCAACGGCTACGCTCTCGGAGGTGGGTGTGAGGTAGCCATGGCATGCGACATAATCATAGCCAGCGAGAAGGCCAGGTTCGGCCAGCCGGAGATAAACATTGGCATAATCCCAGGGGCAGGTGGCACTCAGAGATTCGCGAGGCTCATCGGGTGGAAGAGGGCCATGGAGCTCAGCCTGACAGGAGACCACATATCTGCGGACGAGGCCTACAGGCTCGGCCTTGTGAACAGGGTCGTGCCTCATGAAAAACTGATGGATGCTGTGAACGAGCTGGTGGAGAAGATAAAGTCGAAGTCCCCCTATGCAGTGATGCTCGTGAAACATGCTGTGAACAGGGGCTTCAAGATGAGCCTGAGGGATGGGATAATGTACGAGAGGGATCTCTTCACCATAGCGTTCGCGAGTCCGGACTCAAAGGAGGGGTTCTCGGCTTTCGTGGAGAAGAGGCAGCCGAACTTCGAAAAAGAAAGAAAGTGGGTTTAA
- a CDS encoding type II toxin-antitoxin system VapC family toxin, translating into MVFSGVQHEKVGIEGVVDVGLIVISHFENPAKNHALEFLKSVLLWERKCLIPVTAFLGAYHVLTNYLGVERISAYEALRKTLETRSPALYSDLSVDTAVESLANAMGYRIESWDGYLVAIAKAHSAPVIYTIDRKMGKKVRDIHVVNPIPDDVFREYNRWLEENIG; encoded by the coding sequence GTGGTATTCAGCGGAGTTCAGCATGAGAAAGTTGGGATTGAAGGAGTAGTGGATGTTGGCCTGATTGTGATTTCACATTTTGAAAATCCAGCAAAGAACCACGCTCTTGAATTCTTAAAAAGCGTCCTTCTATGGGAAAGGAAATGTCTGATTCCTGTGACGGCATTTCTTGGAGCATATCACGTGCTCACCAACTATCTTGGGGTTGAGAGAATTTCTGCATACGAGGCTTTAAGGAAGACTCTCGAGACAAGATCTCCGGCACTCTACTCTGATCTGAGTGTTGACACTGCTGTAGAGTCCTTGGCAAATGCGATGGGGTATAGAATCGAGTCTTGGGATGGTTATTTGGTCGCAATAGCAAAGGCACACTCTGCCCCTGTGATTTACACGATTGACAGGAAAATGGGGAAAAAGGTCAGGGACATACATGTTGTCAATCCCATCCCTGATGATGTGTTCAGGGAATACAACAGGTGGTTGGAGGAGAACATCGGTTAG
- a CDS encoding nucleotidyltransferase domain-containing protein, whose amino-acid sequence MIYQPALSETKRAAIDEFVRELMKRYGERVKRVILFGSVARGDIHSESDIDVLIIGSLTLDDVIGISYPILLKYGELISPHIMSEEHYSMLKSRNSGFIKSVEREGIVLV is encoded by the coding sequence ATGATCTACCAGCCTGCACTTTCTGAGACCAAGAGAGCCGCAATAGATGAGTTCGTCAGAGAACTCATGAAAAGGTATGGCGAGAGAGTGAAGCGAGTCATACTTTTCGGATCGGTTGCAAGAGGAGACATCCACAGTGAAAGCGATATTGACGTGCTGATAATTGGCTCACTCACTCTTGACGATGTGATCGGCATTAGCTACCCCATTCTGTTGAAATACGGCGAGCTCATTTCACCACACATTATGAGTGAAGAGCATTACTCAATGCTAAAGTCCAGAAACTCAGGCTTTATCAAGAGTGTCGAAAGGGAGGGCATCGTCCTTGTCTGA
- a CDS encoding HEPN domain-containing protein: protein MSDTEKLLEKAYDALETSKILLESGKYNAAISQAYYSMYYAAKALLSVKNLNPKTHRGVVVTLGLEFVNKGYLEEIYGAALAKAFRRREQADYDLYYRASEEEAALAIDDAEKFLERIKSAVKQLKG, encoded by the coding sequence TTGTCTGACACCGAAAAGCTGTTGGAAAAAGCATATGATGCTCTTGAGACGTCAAAGATCCTTCTTGAAAGTGGAAAGTACAATGCAGCAATCAGTCAAGCATACTACTCAATGTACTATGCAGCAAAGGCCCTTCTAAGCGTTAAAAACCTCAACCCGAAGACACACAGAGGTGTTGTAGTGACACTCGGCCTCGAATTCGTTAATAAAGGATATCTGGAGGAAATCTACGGTGCAGCACTGGCAAAAGCTTTTAGACGAAGAGAACAAGCCGATTATGATCTGTACTATCGTGCAAGCGAAGAAGAGGCAGCTTTAGCTATCGATGATGCTGAAAAATTCTTAGAGCGGATAAAGTCCGCAGTGAAACAACTTAAAGGGTAA
- a CDS encoding acyl-CoA dehydrogenase family protein, with protein MDFKLTEEQRMIADAAKDIAKDFPPEYWREKDEKGEFAEEFWKAISKAGFLGIVIPEEYGGAGMGVTELLIAMEELAANGCGMGGVWYLVLTEVFGALSIVRHGTEEQKEKYLPKIAKGELEFAMALTEPDAGTNTLNIRTRAVKDGDEWVINGNKIFISGADRAKGMLIIARTTPKEEAPKKTYGISLFLADLPNPAVKVNPIPKHGINYSKTCEVSFNNLRLPEDALMPPQDEGWYMILDTLNPERMSFAAAAIGISRLAISKAVEYSKQRKVFSDPIGSYQGLQFPIAEAYATLECAKLMNLKAAWLFDNNASYKEIGEAANMAKVVAVEAGIKAVYWAMQTFGGYGYTREYDVERWWREINLIRLAPVTQQMALNYIGEHVLGMPKSYRS; from the coding sequence GTGGATTTTAAGCTTACGGAAGAGCAGAGGATGATTGCAGACGCAGCAAAGGACATAGCGAAGGACTTCCCTCCAGAGTACTGGAGGGAGAAGGACGAGAAGGGTGAGTTTGCCGAGGAGTTCTGGAAGGCCATAAGCAAGGCCGGCTTCCTCGGCATAGTGATCCCTGAGGAGTATGGCGGAGCGGGAATGGGCGTTACCGAGCTCCTCATAGCAATGGAGGAGCTTGCAGCCAACGGATGCGGAATGGGTGGTGTGTGGTACCTCGTTCTGACAGAGGTATTCGGTGCCCTGAGCATAGTGAGGCATGGAACTGAGGAGCAGAAGGAGAAGTACCTGCCGAAGATCGCCAAGGGTGAGCTCGAGTTCGCGATGGCCCTTACAGAGCCAGATGCGGGCACGAACACGCTCAACATAAGGACGAGGGCGGTGAAGGATGGAGACGAGTGGGTGATAAACGGAAACAAGATCTTCATAAGCGGTGCGGACAGGGCAAAGGGGATGCTGATAATCGCAAGGACGACTCCGAAGGAGGAGGCTCCAAAGAAGACGTACGGAATCAGTCTCTTCCTTGCAGACCTTCCAAACCCGGCCGTGAAGGTGAACCCGATACCAAAGCACGGCATAAACTACTCCAAGACCTGTGAGGTGAGCTTCAACAACCTCAGGCTGCCTGAGGATGCTCTCATGCCACCGCAGGACGAGGGCTGGTACATGATCCTCGACACCCTCAACCCGGAGAGGATGAGCTTCGCCGCAGCGGCAATAGGCATCTCGAGGCTGGCGATAAGCAAGGCTGTTGAGTACTCCAAGCAGAGGAAGGTCTTCAGCGACCCGATTGGCAGCTACCAGGGTCTGCAGTTCCCTATTGCTGAGGCGTACGCGACCCTTGAGTGTGCGAAGCTGATGAACCTGAAGGCCGCATGGCTCTTCGACAACAACGCCAGCTACAAGGAGATTGGTGAGGCTGCGAACATGGCGAAGGTCGTTGCGGTAGAGGCTGGAATAAAGGCGGTCTACTGGGCGATGCAGACATTCGGCGGTTATGGCTACACGAGGGAGTACGACGTTGAGAGGTGGTGGAGGGAGATCAACCTGATAAGGCTCGCTCCCGTGACACAGCAGATGGCCCTCAACTACATCGGCGAGCATGTTCTGGGAATGCCCAAGAGCTACAGGAGCTGA
- a CDS encoding AbrB/MazE/SpoVT family DNA-binding domain-containing protein, whose protein sequence is MARSKIDRFGRILIPKEIRRNLGIEDEVEVEVEVRGGKILIAIEDRDLKKRVEELIDHLKNRAPKPFVSDTEVEGKWYSAEFSMRKLGLKE, encoded by the coding sequence TTGGCAAGATCCAAGATAGACAGGTTTGGCAGGATCCTGATTCCGAAGGAGATCAGGAGAAATCTGGGAATTGAGGATGAGGTCGAAGTTGAGGTAGAAGTCAGAGGAGGAAAGATCTTGATAGCCATTGAAGACCGAGATCTAAAAAAAAGGGTTGAGGAGCTTATTGACCATCTGAAAAACAGGGCTCCAAAGCCCTTTGTTAGTGACACGGAGGTTGAAGGGAAGTGGTATTCAGCGGAGTTCAGCATGAGAAAGTTGGGATTGAAGGAGTAG
- a CDS encoding MFS transporter, translating to MSRSGWLGLIPVGMGLFMVLLDVSVLNVALPSIARDFNARMSDIQWILNSYTLTMVVLLVLAGRIGDMVRRDRYFMGAMALFTVSSFLCAQAWSTGSLIFFRVLQAVGGAMLSGNTLAIITELFPPGKRGAAMGLNSILVASSFTLGPIIGGWLTTHLSWHWVFYLNVPVGIVSVILAYLLLPPLGAKEKVPVDFAGAVLLAVALGSLTLGIINGQDWGWRDEKTLGCFAISIPYLIAFALRELSYEYPLLDLSLFRIRNFTVGILAVSILFFGMSSSLFVLPYFLQGIKSLSAADSGYWMIVLPLVNTVFSPLAGRLSDRINPKYLMCAGPVLFTLGMYNLSGIEENVSYWEFFVKLMPMGIGMGMLMSPSFNVIMASVPPEKAGMANGTVRSVNTLSQAMGVTVGGVLLTNRMKDWLGNYGNQIPDPGTMALLRVLALKGNPLPLVAMVESFMDSMHYLFSVMMWLPLLSMLVILLFLSGEEHLRRMRVLAVRKGEVEG from the coding sequence ATGTCGAGATCCGGGTGGCTGGGCCTCATTCCTGTCGGGATGGGGCTCTTCATGGTGCTGCTCGACGTCAGCGTGCTGAACGTAGCTCTGCCCAGCATAGCGAGGGACTTCAACGCGAGGATGTCTGACATACAGTGGATACTCAACAGCTACACCCTCACGATGGTCGTTTTGCTGGTTCTCGCTGGCAGAATCGGGGACATGGTCAGGAGGGACAGGTACTTCATGGGGGCCATGGCCCTGTTCACGGTGAGCAGCTTCCTGTGCGCTCAGGCGTGGAGCACAGGCAGCCTGATCTTCTTCAGAGTGCTTCAGGCTGTTGGAGGGGCCATGCTGAGCGGAAACACCCTCGCGATAATCACCGAGCTCTTCCCTCCCGGCAAGAGGGGTGCTGCGATGGGTCTGAACTCCATACTGGTGGCGTCGAGCTTCACCCTCGGCCCAATAATAGGCGGGTGGCTGACAACCCACCTGAGCTGGCACTGGGTGTTCTACCTGAACGTTCCGGTGGGCATAGTCTCGGTCATTCTGGCCTACCTGCTTCTCCCACCCCTCGGCGCGAAGGAGAAGGTTCCTGTGGACTTTGCTGGCGCAGTTCTTCTGGCGGTTGCTCTCGGCTCTCTGACGCTCGGAATCATAAACGGGCAGGACTGGGGTTGGAGGGATGAGAAGACGCTCGGGTGCTTTGCAATCTCGATTCCCTACCTCATCGCATTCGCTCTCAGGGAGCTCAGCTACGAGTACCCGCTGCTCGACCTCTCGCTGTTCAGGATACGGAACTTCACCGTCGGAATTCTTGCGGTCTCAATCCTCTTCTTCGGCATGTCCTCCTCGCTATTCGTTTTGCCGTACTTCCTTCAGGGGATAAAGTCCCTGAGCGCCGCAGACTCCGGCTACTGGATGATCGTGCTGCCCCTCGTCAACACCGTGTTCTCTCCTCTGGCCGGGAGGTTGAGCGATAGGATCAACCCCAAGTATTTGATGTGTGCCGGCCCAGTCCTCTTCACCCTCGGGATGTACAACCTCTCGGGCATTGAGGAGAACGTGAGCTACTGGGAGTTCTTCGTGAAGCTCATGCCAATGGGGATCGGCATGGGGATGCTGATGTCTCCGTCGTTCAACGTCATAATGGCCTCCGTCCCTCCGGAAAAGGCCGGGATGGCAAATGGGACTGTTAGATCTGTGAACACACTCTCGCAGGCAATGGGCGTGACTGTCGGGGGTGTGCTCCTTACAAACAGGATGAAGGACTGGCTCGGCAACTACGGCAACCAGATCCCGGATCCGGGAACCATGGCCCTGCTCAGGGTTCTCGCTCTAAAGGGCAACCCCCTTCCGCTGGTCGCGATGGTCGAGAGCTTCATGGACAGCATGCACTACCTCTTCTCAGTGATGATGTGGCTTCCGCTGCTGAGCATGCTAGTCATACTGCTGTTCCTCAGCGGAGAAGAGCACCTCAGGAGGATGAGGGTGCTGGCAGTAAGAAAAGGGGAGGTTGAGGGGTGA
- a CDS encoding Zn-ribbon domain-containing OB-fold protein has translation MAVGKKNISAPLYVEGHGIEAEDLKEGKVTYVEDHPDIRYQFTAGQAISKFLNGLKEGKILATKCNKCRRVMVPPRMFCELCYRPIDEWVELEDTGTVETFSISYIDPDARPLDEPEIVAVISIDGASPKMGILHKLGEVEPDKVYIGMKVKAVWKLPEEREGMITDILYWKPIEG, from the coding sequence ATGGCGGTTGGGAAGAAGAACATCTCAGCTCCTCTGTATGTCGAGGGGCACGGGATTGAGGCCGAGGATCTGAAGGAAGGGAAGGTCACGTACGTTGAGGATCACCCTGACATAAGGTATCAGTTCACCGCCGGACAGGCCATCAGCAAGTTCCTCAACGGCCTCAAGGAGGGCAAGATTCTCGCAACGAAGTGCAACAAGTGCAGGAGGGTGATGGTGCCTCCAAGGATGTTCTGCGAGCTCTGCTACAGGCCAATCGACGAGTGGGTGGAGCTTGAAGACACTGGCACGGTCGAGACGTTCTCGATCTCCTACATCGACCCTGATGCAAGACCGCTTGACGAGCCAGAGATTGTGGCTGTGATCTCCATAGACGGAGCCTCACCGAAGATGGGCATTCTGCACAAGCTTGGCGAGGTGGAGCCGGACAAGGTGTACATTGGAATGAAGGTGAAGGCAGTCTGGAAGCTGCCCGAGGAGAGGGAGGGCATGATAACCGACATCCTCTACTGGAAGCCAATAGAGGGGTGA